A genome region from Variovorax paradoxus includes the following:
- a CDS encoding ATP-binding response regulator — MTPAAGEPFIHSDLDQRVLREHVASVYASRRVSISAHLCFAWALGVAFYWQYGTQWALFWLALITMVDLYALFTLGWHAGIAAADSRHWARKYTRLVTMVSCATAPAPMFVISNDNLPITALLVVVIMSSWTRAMQALWPLKPALFGYGLPMMLGLIAALAWQRDALHVFLAAFGAAHLGLTLRTGIKQNRILTDALILRFEHEALAARLGEQIAATERASAEKTRFLGTASHDLRQPLHAIALFGAALRNELSDRPEGRNAERLMRAVDALGMSLDTMLDVSRLDAGVVTPVVRPVQLDALFLRMNFTFGPSAEQKALQLRVRASRLWVRSDPELLHRMLSNLVDNALKYTARGGVTVMARERGDAVWIEVRDSGMGIAPEQSGRIFEEFYQVGNPGRDRTRGLGIGLSIVQRLSRLLGHPVELHSRFGRGTHFRVVVPRAEAPLGVAASVPSEAASQSPPAGVPAALPRRVLLVDDEADIRAAMAGLLHFHAIDVCTVADEAGAEEELARAEAERQPFDMLLCDYRLADGADGLDAGLRLQQRLDGRVPLLLVTGETAPHRLQRVRESGVPVLFKPVAAEKLLQTMSSLVSAWPAAR, encoded by the coding sequence ATGACCCCGGCGGCAGGCGAACCCTTCATCCACAGCGATCTCGACCAGCGCGTGCTGCGCGAGCACGTGGCCTCGGTGTATGCCTCGCGGCGGGTCTCCATCAGCGCGCATCTGTGCTTCGCCTGGGCGCTGGGCGTCGCGTTCTACTGGCAGTACGGCACGCAGTGGGCGCTGTTCTGGCTGGCGCTGATCACGATGGTCGACCTGTACGCCCTGTTCACGCTGGGCTGGCACGCCGGCATCGCCGCGGCCGACAGCCGGCACTGGGCGCGCAAGTACACGCGGCTGGTCACCATGGTGAGCTGTGCCACGGCACCGGCGCCGATGTTCGTGATCTCGAACGACAACCTGCCCATCACCGCGCTGCTGGTGGTGGTCATCATGAGCAGCTGGACCCGTGCCATGCAGGCGCTGTGGCCGCTGAAGCCGGCGCTGTTCGGCTACGGGCTGCCCATGATGCTGGGCCTGATCGCGGCGCTGGCCTGGCAGCGCGATGCGCTGCACGTCTTTCTTGCGGCCTTCGGCGCGGCCCACCTGGGCCTGACCCTGCGCACCGGCATCAAGCAGAACCGCATCCTCACCGACGCGCTGATCCTGCGCTTCGAGCACGAGGCCCTCGCGGCACGGCTGGGCGAGCAGATCGCCGCCACCGAGCGCGCCAGCGCCGAGAAGACCCGCTTCCTGGGCACCGCCAGCCATGACCTGCGGCAGCCGCTGCACGCCATCGCGCTGTTCGGTGCGGCGCTGCGCAACGAGCTGAGCGACCGGCCCGAGGGCCGCAACGCCGAGCGGCTGATGCGCGCCGTCGATGCGCTGGGCATGTCGCTGGACACCATGCTCGACGTGTCGCGCCTCGATGCCGGCGTGGTCACGCCCGTCGTGCGTCCGGTGCAGCTCGACGCGCTGTTCCTGCGGATGAACTTCACCTTCGGGCCGTCGGCCGAGCAGAAGGCGCTGCAGCTGCGTGTGCGTGCGAGCCGCCTGTGGGTGCGCAGCGATCCCGAGCTGCTGCACCGCATGCTGTCGAACCTGGTCGACAACGCGCTGAAGTACACCGCGCGCGGCGGTGTCACGGTCATGGCGCGCGAGCGCGGCGACGCGGTGTGGATCGAGGTGCGCGACAGTGGCATGGGCATCGCGCCGGAACAGTCGGGCCGGATCTTCGAAGAGTTCTACCAAGTGGGGAATCCGGGGCGCGACCGCACGCGCGGGCTGGGCATCGGGCTGTCGATCGTGCAGCGGCTGTCGCGCCTGCTGGGCCATCCGGTGGAGCTGCATTCGCGCTTCGGCCGCGGCACGCATTTCCGCGTGGTGGTGCCGCGCGCCGAAGCGCCGCTGGGCGTGGCGGCGAGCGTGCCGAGCGAAGCGGCCTCGCAGTCGCCGCCCGCCGGCGTGCCGGCGGCCTTGCCGCGCCGGGTGCTGCTGGTCGACGACGAAGCCGACATCCGCGCCGCCATGGCGGGCCTGCTGCACTTCCATGCGATCGACGTGTGCACCGTGGCCGACGAAGCCGGCGCGGAGGAAGAACTGGCGCGCGCCGAGGCCGAGCGCCAGCCCTTCGACATGCTGCTGTGCGACTACCGGCTGGCCGACGGCGCGGACGGACTCGATGCCGGGCTGCGGCTGCAGCAGCGGCTCGACGGCCGGGTGCCGCTGCTGCTCGTGACCGGCGAGACGGCGCCGCACCGGCTGCAGCGCGTGCGCGAGTCGGGCGTGCCGGTGCTGTTCAAGCCGGTGGCGGCCGAGAAGCTGCTGCAGACGATGTCGTCGCTGGTGTCCGCGTGGCCCGCAGCCCGCTGA
- a CDS encoding M20 family metallo-hydrolase, with the protein MRREGIAGRDLMARIETHAAIGAIEGGGVCRIALTDADRQGRDQLVRWMRELGLEVRVDRLGNIFGIRAGTTDAAPVMTGSHIDTVATGGRYDGNYGVMAGLEVIRWLDARQRRTLRPIVVAAFTNEEGVRFMPDMMGSLVHAGGYPLDAALDTTGTDGARLGDELARIGYAGDMECGSIVPHAFVELHIEQGPVLEAEGLAIGAVQDLQGISWQELSIAGQSNHAGTTPMRMRHDAGYCAAAVAVFVRELAKRYGGSQVATVGAIGLHPNLINVIAARATLTVDLRNTDEALLKQAEAELDAFLRALEQQEGVAIEARRLARFEPVKFDERLVRRIEASAHARGLPVRRMTSGAGHDAQMMARICPAAMVFVPSVRGISHNPKEHTAPADLLQGANVLLDVLLALADEPPRGP; encoded by the coding sequence CTGCGGCGCGAAGGCATCGCCGGGCGCGACCTGATGGCGCGCATCGAAACCCACGCCGCCATCGGCGCGATCGAGGGCGGCGGCGTCTGCCGGATCGCGCTGACCGACGCCGACCGCCAGGGCCGCGACCAGCTGGTGCGGTGGATGAGGGAACTCGGCCTCGAGGTGCGTGTCGACCGCCTGGGCAACATCTTCGGCATCCGCGCCGGCACCACCGACGCTGCGCCCGTGATGACGGGCTCCCACATCGACACCGTGGCCACGGGCGGCCGCTACGACGGCAACTATGGCGTGATGGCCGGCCTGGAGGTGATCCGCTGGCTCGACGCGCGCCAGCGCCGCACGCTGCGCCCGATCGTGGTCGCGGCCTTCACCAACGAGGAGGGCGTGCGCTTCATGCCCGACATGATGGGTTCGCTGGTGCATGCCGGCGGCTACCCGCTCGACGCGGCGCTCGACACCACCGGCACCGACGGCGCGCGGCTGGGCGACGAACTCGCGCGCATCGGCTACGCCGGCGACATGGAATGCGGCAGCATCGTGCCGCATGCCTTCGTCGAACTGCACATCGAGCAGGGGCCGGTGCTCGAGGCGGAAGGCCTCGCCATCGGCGCGGTGCAGGACCTGCAGGGCATCTCGTGGCAGGAGCTGTCGATCGCCGGGCAGTCGAACCACGCCGGCACCACCCCGATGCGGATGCGGCACGACGCCGGCTACTGCGCCGCGGCCGTCGCGGTGTTCGTGCGCGAACTGGCGAAGCGCTACGGCGGCAGCCAGGTCGCGACCGTGGGGGCCATCGGGCTGCATCCCAACCTCATCAACGTGATCGCGGCGCGCGCCACGCTCACGGTCGACCTGCGCAACACGGACGAAGCGCTGCTGAAGCAGGCCGAGGCCGAGCTGGACGCCTTCCTGCGCGCGCTCGAACAGCAGGAAGGCGTGGCCATCGAGGCCCGCCGGCTGGCCCGCTTCGAGCCCGTGAAGTTCGACGAACGCCTGGTGCGCCGGATCGAGGCATCCGCCCACGCGCGCGGGCTGCCCGTCCGGCGCATGACCTCGGGCGCGGGGCACGACGCGCAGATGATGGCCCGCATCTGCCCGGCGGCCATGGTTTTCGTGCCGAGCGTGCGCGGCATCAGCCACAACCCGAAGGAACACACTGCGCCGGCGGACCTGTTGCAGGGCGCCAATGTGCTGCTCGACGTGCTGCTGGCGCTGGCGGACGAGCCCCCGCGGGGGCCATGA
- a CDS encoding M20 aminoacylase family protein gives MHPTDATLRDTLTHWRRQLHAIPETGFEEAKTSAFVVRVLRALGLEVHTGIGGTGLVANLKVGEGTGVIGLRAEMDALNITELPADRPYASATPGKMHACGHDGHMSIVLGAARLLRERQDFDGTVRFIFQPAEEHGRGAKAMMDDGLFERFPVDEIYGLHNMPGMRAGTFATRIGGLMASEDNFVIHVKGRGTHAARPHMGIDPIVIGAQIVLALQTVVSRTLDPGAQAVVSCTEFITDGIRNAIPSNVVIKGDTRSYDPAVQRMLGGRMREISEGICRMHGAGCEFSYTHEFAPTVNWAECVPTALAAATTVVGAGNVDADVAPMMISEDFGAFLEAVPGAFVFLGNGADGEPGGTPLHNGSYDFNDAVLDTGARYFAEIVRLRLPRRTDHGN, from the coding sequence ATGCACCCGACCGATGCCACCCTGCGCGACACATTGACCCACTGGCGCCGCCAGCTGCACGCCATTCCCGAGACCGGCTTCGAGGAGGCGAAGACCTCTGCCTTCGTCGTGCGCGTGCTCAGGGCGCTCGGCCTCGAGGTGCACACCGGCATCGGCGGCACCGGCCTCGTGGCCAACCTCAAGGTGGGCGAAGGCACGGGCGTGATCGGCCTGCGCGCCGAGATGGACGCGCTGAACATCACCGAGCTGCCGGCCGATCGCCCCTACGCCTCCGCGACGCCCGGCAAGATGCACGCCTGCGGCCACGACGGCCACATGTCGATCGTGCTCGGTGCCGCGCGGCTGCTGCGCGAGCGGCAGGACTTCGACGGCACCGTGCGCTTCATCTTCCAGCCGGCCGAGGAGCATGGCCGCGGCGCGAAGGCGATGATGGACGACGGCCTGTTCGAACGCTTCCCGGTCGACGAGATCTACGGGCTGCACAACATGCCCGGCATGCGCGCGGGCACGTTCGCCACGCGCATCGGCGGCCTGATGGCGAGCGAGGACAACTTCGTGATCCATGTGAAGGGCCGCGGCACGCATGCCGCGCGGCCGCACATGGGCATCGACCCGATCGTGATCGGCGCACAGATCGTGCTGGCGCTGCAGACCGTGGTGTCGCGCACGCTCGACCCCGGCGCGCAGGCGGTGGTGTCGTGCACCGAGTTCATCACCGACGGCATCCGCAACGCGATCCCTTCGAACGTGGTCATCAAGGGCGACACGCGCAGCTACGACCCGGCCGTGCAGCGCATGCTGGGCGGGCGCATGCGCGAGATCAGCGAGGGCATCTGCCGCATGCACGGCGCGGGCTGCGAGTTCAGCTACACGCACGAGTTCGCGCCCACCGTGAACTGGGCCGAATGCGTGCCCACCGCGCTGGCGGCCGCCACGACGGTGGTGGGCGCCGGCAACGTCGATGCCGACGTGGCGCCGATGATGATCTCGGAGGACTTCGGCGCATTCCTCGAGGCCGTGCCCGGCGCCTTCGTGTTCCTCGGCAACGGCGCCGATGGCGAGCCCGGCGGAACGCCGCTGCACAACGGGAGCTACGACTTCAACGACGCGGTGCTCGACACGGGCGCGCGTTACTTCGCGGAAATCGTCCGACTGCGCCTGCCCCGGCGCACCGACCACGGGAACTGA
- a CDS encoding Lrp/AsnC family transcriptional regulator — protein MTPLDALDLRLLELIQADSRVPQSELGERVHLSTAAVNRRLKRMRDEGVIQRYGAVLSPAALGHPLTIVAEVEAESEQIELLDAMKRSFRACPQVQQCYYVTGEWDFILVLVVRDMAQYTALTRQLFFQSNNVRRFRTLVTMDPVKLSLDVPVSGG, from the coding sequence ATGACTCCTCTCGATGCCCTCGACCTTCGCCTGCTGGAGCTGATCCAGGCCGACAGCCGCGTGCCGCAGAGCGAACTCGGCGAACGGGTACACCTCTCGACAGCGGCGGTGAACCGGCGCCTCAAACGCATGCGCGACGAAGGCGTGATCCAGCGCTACGGCGCGGTGCTGTCGCCCGCGGCGCTGGGCCATCCGCTGACCATCGTGGCCGAAGTGGAAGCGGAGAGCGAGCAGATCGAGCTGCTCGATGCGATGAAACGCAGCTTCAGGGCCTGCCCGCAGGTGCAGCAGTGCTACTACGTGACCGGCGAGTGGGACTTCATCCTGGTCCTCGTGGTGCGCGACATGGCGCAGTACACGGCGCTGACGCGGCAGCTCTTCTTCCAGAGCAACAACGTCAGGCGCTTCCGCACGCTGGTCACCATGGACCCGGTGAAGCTCAGCCTCGACGTGCCGGTGTCCGGGGGCTGA
- a CDS encoding YceH family protein: MSSTSLPVLSLLETRVLGVLAEKQRTVPDSYPLTLNSLVSGCNQKTSRNPVLELTESQVQATVDSLKGYSLVAETSGGRAFRYEHNIDRVLRIPSQSVILLTVLMLRGPQTAGELRIACDRMHNFADISSVEGFLNELAERPAGALVAKLARLPGARESRWAHLLSGTPAEEVAAPGAASSDAFHAASDVSLGEVAALKANVARLEAEVASLKALLGRVCSELGISAEG; this comes from the coding sequence ATGTCCTCGACGTCCCTTCCCGTCCTGTCCCTCCTCGAAACCCGCGTGCTCGGCGTGCTTGCCGAGAAGCAGCGCACCGTGCCGGACAGCTATCCGCTGACGCTCAACTCGCTGGTGTCGGGCTGCAACCAGAAGACCAGCCGCAACCCGGTGCTCGAGCTCACCGAGTCGCAGGTGCAGGCCACGGTCGACAGCCTGAAGGGCTACAGCCTCGTCGCCGAGACCAGCGGCGGGCGCGCCTTCCGCTACGAGCACAACATCGACCGCGTGCTGCGCATCCCTTCGCAGTCGGTCATCCTGCTCACGGTGCTCATGCTGCGCGGGCCGCAGACGGCCGGCGAGCTGCGCATTGCCTGCGACCGCATGCACAACTTCGCGGACATCTCGTCGGTCGAGGGCTTCCTGAACGAACTCGCCGAGCGGCCGGCCGGCGCGCTGGTGGCCAAGCTGGCCCGGTTGCCGGGCGCCCGGGAGAGCCGCTGGGCCCACCTGCTGAGCGGCACGCCGGCCGAAGAGGTCGCCGCGCCGGGCGCCGCATCGTCCGACGCCTTCCATGCGGCGAGCGACGTTTCGCTGGGCGAAGTGGCCGCGCTGAAGGCCAACGTGGCACGGCTCGAGGCCGAGGTGGCGTCGTTGAAGGCGCTGCTGGGTCGCGTGTGTTCGGAGCTCGGGATATCGGCGGAAGGCTGA
- a CDS encoding isocitrate/isopropylmalate dehydrogenase family protein: protein MTTSIPATLIPGDGIGPEIVDATLAALDALKAPFVWDRQIAGLGGVVAAGDPLPVATLDSIRRTRLALKGPLETPSGGGYRSSNVRLREEFQLYANLRPARTIIPGGRFDKIDLVVVRENLEGLYIGHEHYVPIDGDPHAVAMATGINTRQGSRRLLEYAFQTAVATGRKKVTLVHKANIMKALTGIFLETGLDLYEKKYKGQFELDTVIIDACAMKLVLNPWQFDMLVTTNLFGDILSDLVAGLVGGLGMAPGANIGADAAIFEAVHGSAPDIAGKGIANPTALLLAAALMLDHVRLPELATRLRTAIDETLNIDKVRTGDLGGTAGTQAFTKALVSRINGG from the coding sequence ATGACCACTTCCATTCCCGCAACCCTGATCCCCGGCGATGGCATCGGCCCGGAAATCGTCGACGCCACGCTGGCCGCGCTCGACGCGCTGAAAGCGCCCTTCGTGTGGGACCGCCAGATCGCCGGCCTCGGCGGCGTGGTGGCAGCTGGCGACCCGCTGCCCGTCGCCACGCTCGACAGCATCCGCCGCACCCGGCTGGCGCTGAAGGGCCCGCTGGAAACGCCTTCGGGTGGAGGCTACCGCTCGTCGAACGTGCGGCTGCGCGAGGAGTTCCAGCTGTACGCCAACCTGCGCCCCGCGCGCACCATCATTCCGGGCGGACGCTTCGACAAGATCGACCTGGTGGTCGTGCGCGAGAACCTCGAGGGCCTGTACATCGGCCACGAGCACTACGTGCCGATCGACGGCGACCCGCACGCCGTGGCGATGGCCACCGGCATCAACACCCGCCAGGGCAGCCGCCGCCTGCTGGAGTACGCCTTCCAGACCGCCGTGGCCACGGGCCGCAAGAAGGTCACCCTCGTGCACAAGGCCAACATCATGAAGGCGCTCACGGGCATCTTCCTCGAGACCGGCCTGGACCTCTACGAGAAGAAGTACAAGGGCCAGTTCGAGCTCGACACCGTCATCATCGACGCCTGCGCGATGAAGCTGGTGCTCAACCCCTGGCAGTTCGACATGCTGGTCACCACCAACCTGTTCGGCGACATCCTGTCCGACCTGGTGGCCGGCCTGGTCGGCGGCCTGGGCATGGCGCCGGGCGCCAACATCGGCGCCGACGCGGCGATCTTCGAGGCCGTGCACGGCTCCGCGCCCGACATCGCGGGCAAGGGCATCGCCAATCCCACCGCATTGCTGCTGGCTGCCGCGCTCATGCTCGACCACGTGAGGCTGCCCGAACTGGCCACGCGCCTGCGCACGGCCATCGACGAGACGCTGAACATCGACAAGGTGCGCACGGGCGACCTCGGCGGCACGGCGGGCACGCAGGCGTTCACCAAGGCGCTGGTCAGCCGCATCAACGGCGGCTGA
- a CDS encoding LpxA family transferase, with product MPHAIDLRAHVAGISSSPLAPWAASLPWELTSQAPEIVRELLAALPPGEYAIDGEVAIHRSARVEPGAVLKGPLILGPGCFVAAGAYLRSGNWVDARCSIGPGVELKSSFVFAGTALAHFNFVGDSVLGAGVNMEAGSIVCNHRNERADKRIFVRSGEGGALQSASCEKFGALMGDGVRIGANAVIAPGALLAPGRVVGRTALLDQELPGRE from the coding sequence ATGCCGCATGCCATCGACCTCCGCGCCCATGTTGCCGGAATCTCCTCGTCGCCGCTCGCGCCGTGGGCCGCCTCGCTGCCATGGGAGCTGACGTCGCAGGCGCCGGAGATCGTGCGCGAGCTGCTCGCCGCGCTGCCGCCGGGCGAGTACGCCATCGACGGCGAAGTGGCCATCCACCGCAGCGCCCGCGTCGAGCCCGGGGCGGTGCTCAAGGGGCCGCTGATCCTCGGGCCCGGCTGTTTCGTCGCCGCCGGTGCTTACCTGCGCAGCGGCAACTGGGTGGATGCGCGCTGCAGCATCGGCCCCGGCGTGGAGCTGAAATCGTCCTTCGTGTTCGCGGGCACGGCGCTCGCGCACTTCAACTTCGTGGGCGATTCGGTGCTGGGCGCGGGCGTCAACATGGAGGCCGGCAGCATCGTCTGCAACCACCGCAACGAGCGCGCGGACAAGCGGATCTTCGTGCGCAGCGGGGAGGGGGGCGCCTTGCAATCCGCCAGCTGCGAGAAATTCGGCGCTTTGATGGGCGACGGCGTACGCATCGGTGCCAACGCGGTGATCGCGCCCGGCGCGCTGCTGGCGCCGGGCCGCGTCGTGGGCCGCACGGCGCTGCTCGACCAGGAGCTGCCCGGCCGCGAATGA
- the metG gene encoding methionine--tRNA ligase yields MSAPRKLFVTTALPYANGKFHIGHMMEYIQADIWVRNQRMNGAEVNFVCADDAHGAAITIAADKAGVTPQAFVAEIAAGRKPYLDGYHISFDNWHSTDAPENHQLAQDIYRDLRANGLISTKSVEQFYDPEKGMFLADRFIKGECPNCHAKDQYGDNCEVCGAVYAPTELINPYSALSGAKPELRSSEHFFFKLSDPRCEAYLKEWTAAPGHVQSEVQNKIREWLYKDDEGKGGLGDWDISRDAPYFGIEIPDAPGKYFYVWLDAPVGYLASLKNLLDKRCIELGGDGISYTEYMADPDLEQVHFIGKDIITFHTLFWPAMLHFSGRKAPDAVYVHGHLTVSGEKMSKSRGTGIDPLKYLSIGLDPEWLRYYIAAKLNGRNEDIDFNPEDFVARVNSDLVGKYINIASRAAGFIGKRFEGKLGEVSADGDALLFALREAAGQIHSLYDGRDYARALREVMALADKVNEYVDQNKPWELAKKEGAEARLHDVCTVCIEAFRLLTLYLKPVLPALAVNVEAFLKIAPLAWPDAAQALPAGHAIGDYKHLMQRADAKQVDKLFDAPEAPAAASAAVDTQTLPGGEAIAPTITIDDFAKIDLRIAKIVACEKVEGSTKLLRLTLDAGEGKTRNVFSGIASAYQPEQLVGKLTVLVANLAPRKMKFGVSEGMVLAASHGDEKAHPGIHVLEPWPGATPGMRVR; encoded by the coding sequence ATGTCCGCCCCGCGCAAGCTCTTCGTCACCACCGCCCTGCCGTACGCCAACGGCAAGTTCCACATCGGCCACATGATGGAGTACATCCAGGCCGACATCTGGGTGCGGAACCAGCGGATGAACGGTGCCGAGGTCAACTTCGTGTGCGCCGACGACGCACACGGCGCGGCCATCACCATCGCGGCCGACAAGGCCGGCGTGACGCCGCAGGCCTTCGTGGCCGAGATCGCCGCGGGCCGCAAGCCCTACCTGGACGGCTACCACATCTCCTTTGACAACTGGCACTCGACCGACGCGCCCGAGAACCACCAGCTGGCCCAGGACATCTACCGCGACCTGCGCGCCAACGGCCTGATCAGCACGAAGAGCGTCGAGCAGTTCTACGACCCCGAAAAGGGCATGTTCCTGGCCGACCGCTTCATCAAGGGCGAGTGCCCCAACTGCCACGCCAAGGACCAGTACGGCGACAACTGCGAGGTGTGCGGCGCCGTGTACGCGCCGACCGAGCTGATCAACCCCTACTCGGCACTGTCGGGCGCCAAGCCCGAGCTGCGCAGCTCGGAGCACTTCTTCTTCAAGCTGTCCGACCCGCGCTGCGAGGCCTACCTCAAGGAATGGACCGCCGCGCCCGGCCATGTGCAGAGCGAAGTGCAGAACAAGATCCGCGAGTGGCTCTACAAGGACGACGAAGGCAAGGGCGGCCTCGGCGACTGGGACATCAGCCGCGACGCGCCCTACTTCGGCATCGAGATTCCCGATGCGCCGGGCAAGTACTTCTACGTGTGGCTCGATGCGCCCGTGGGCTACCTGGCATCGCTGAAGAACCTGCTGGACAAGCGCTGCATCGAGCTCGGCGGCGACGGCATCTCGTACACCGAGTACATGGCCGACCCCGACCTGGAGCAGGTGCACTTCATCGGCAAGGACATCATCACCTTCCACACGCTGTTCTGGCCCGCGATGCTGCACTTCAGCGGCCGCAAGGCGCCCGACGCGGTGTATGTGCACGGCCACCTCACGGTGAGCGGCGAGAAGATGAGCAAGAGCCGCGGCACCGGCATCGACCCGCTCAAGTACCTCTCGATCGGCCTCGACCCCGAATGGCTGCGCTACTACATCGCGGCCAAGCTCAACGGCCGCAACGAGGACATTGACTTCAACCCCGAGGACTTCGTCGCCCGCGTCAACAGCGACCTGGTGGGCAAGTACATCAACATCGCCAGCCGCGCGGCGGGCTTCATCGGCAAGCGCTTCGAGGGCAAGCTGGGCGAGGTGTCGGCCGACGGCGACGCACTGCTGTTCGCGCTGCGCGAGGCGGCCGGCCAGATCCATTCGCTCTACGACGGCCGCGACTACGCCCGCGCGCTGCGCGAGGTGATGGCGCTGGCCGACAAGGTGAACGAGTACGTCGACCAGAACAAGCCCTGGGAGCTGGCCAAGAAGGAAGGCGCCGAGGCGCGGCTGCACGATGTGTGCACCGTCTGCATCGAAGCCTTCCGGCTGCTCACGCTGTACCTGAAGCCGGTGCTGCCGGCGCTGGCGGTGAACGTCGAGGCCTTCCTGAAGATCGCTCCGCTGGCCTGGCCGGACGCCGCGCAGGCGCTGCCTGCCGGCCACGCCATCGGCGACTACAAGCACCTGATGCAGCGCGCCGACGCGAAGCAGGTCGACAAGCTGTTCGACGCGCCCGAAGCTCCCGCCGCCGCGTCCGCCGCGGTGGACACGCAGACGCTGCCGGGCGGCGAGGCCATCGCTCCTACCATCACCATCGACGACTTCGCGAAGATCGACCTGCGCATCGCGAAGATCGTGGCCTGCGAGAAGGTCGAGGGCTCGACCAAGCTGCTGCGCCTGACGCTCGACGCCGGCGAAGGCAAGACCCGCAACGTCTTCAGCGGCATCGCGTCGGCCTACCAGCCCGAGCAGCTGGTAGGCAAGCTCACGGTGCTGGTCGCCAACCTCGCGCCGCGCAAGATGAAGTTCGGCGTGAGCGAAGGCATGGTGCTGGCGGCCAGCCACGGCGACGAAAAGGCCCACCCGGGCATCCACGTGCTCGAACCCTGGCCGGGCGCCACGCCGGGCATGCGCGTTCGCTGA
- a CDS encoding outer membrane protein assembly factor BamE translates to MATAFLAAVAGLAACDTNNISELEEGVSTEADVRARFGQPENVWDAPAGARVFEYNRQPAGQKNYMITIGADGKMSALRQVLTPENFARVQPGLMMEDLRKLLGKPAKVTPYALKRETEWEWRWVQPPNSPMVFTATLNDDQRVVRSGSSPDRGTEAP, encoded by the coding sequence ATGGCAACGGCGTTCCTGGCGGCTGTCGCCGGCCTTGCCGCATGCGACACGAACAACATCAGCGAGCTTGAGGAAGGCGTCTCCACCGAGGCCGACGTGCGCGCCCGTTTCGGGCAGCCCGAGAACGTCTGGGACGCGCCCGCCGGTGCCCGCGTGTTCGAGTACAACCGCCAGCCCGCGGGCCAGAAGAACTACATGATCACCATCGGCGCCGACGGAAAGATGAGCGCGCTGCGCCAGGTGCTCACGCCGGAGAACTTCGCCCGCGTGCAGCCCGGCCTGATGATGGAAGACCTGCGCAAGCTGCTCGGCAAGCCCGCCAAGGTCACGCCCTATGCGCTCAAGCGCGAGACCGAATGGGAATGGCGCTGGGTGCAGCCGCCGAACTCCCCCATGGTCTTCACCGCCACGCTGAACGACGACCAGCGCGTCGTGCGCAGCGGCTCTTCGCCCGACCGGGGCACCGAAGCCCCCTGA
- a CDS encoding DUF3460 family protein, whose protein sequence is MSIFRRPHYSSEITNFIEEMKEKKPTLEAEQRAGRALLWDKHLDRSLLEEYSEARVPQQPYVYQTQTK, encoded by the coding sequence ATGTCCATCTTCCGTCGCCCCCACTACTCTTCCGAGATCACCAACTTCATCGAGGAGATGAAGGAAAAGAAGCCCACGCTCGAAGCCGAACAGCGCGCCGGCCGCGCCCTGCTCTGGGACAAGCACCTCGACCGCAGCCTGCTCGAGGAATACAGCGAAGCCCGCGTGCCCCAGCAGCCCTACGTCTACCAGACCCAGACGAAGTAA
- a CDS encoding segregation and condensation protein A, translating into MNGDEDNGTLVVAMPDVVDQVALARLYGEPLFAMPKDLYIPPEALQVFLEAFEGPLDLLLYLIRKQNFNILDIPMAGLTRQYLSYVDEIRQTNLELAAEYLLMAAMLIEIKSRMLLPPKKVADGEEAEDPRAELVRRLLEYEQTKLQAAAISAMPTYGRDFWKAQVYIEQSLKPRFPEVDVVELRDAWADIMKRAKLVQHHKISREELNVREHMSIVLRHLQGQRFVEFEKLFDVSRGTPVLIVTFIAMLELAKETLIDITQAEAFAPIYVRLAYSPA; encoded by the coding sequence ATGAACGGCGACGAGGACAACGGCACGCTGGTGGTCGCCATGCCCGACGTGGTGGACCAGGTCGCGCTCGCGAGGCTCTATGGCGAGCCGCTCTTCGCGATGCCGAAGGACCTGTACATCCCGCCCGAGGCGCTGCAGGTGTTCCTCGAGGCCTTCGAAGGCCCGCTGGACCTGCTGCTCTACCTGATCCGCAAGCAGAACTTCAACATCCTCGACATCCCGATGGCGGGGCTCACGCGGCAGTACCTGAGCTACGTCGACGAGATCCGCCAGACGAACCTCGAGCTCGCGGCCGAGTACCTGCTGATGGCCGCGATGCTCATCGAGATCAAGTCGCGCATGCTGCTGCCACCCAAGAAGGTGGCCGACGGCGAAGAAGCAGAAGACCCGCGCGCCGAACTCGTGCGCCGCCTGCTCGAATACGAGCAGACCAAGCTGCAGGCGGCCGCCATCAGTGCCATGCCGACCTACGGGCGCGACTTCTGGAAGGCGCAGGTCTACATCGAGCAGTCGCTCAAGCCGCGCTTCCCGGAGGTCGACGTGGTCGAGCTGCGCGATGCGTGGGCCGACATCATGAAGCGCGCCAAGCTTGTGCAGCACCACAAGATCTCGCGCGAAGAACTCAACGTGCGCGAGCACATGAGCATCGTGCTGCGCCACTTGCAGGGCCAGCGCTTCGTCGAATTCGAGAAACTGTTCGACGTGTCGCGCGGCACGCCGGTCCTGATCGTCACCTTCATCGCGATGCTCGAACTCGCGAAGGAGACGCTGATCGACATCACGCAGGCGGAAGCCTTCGCTCCCATCTACGTGCGGCTGGCCTACTCGCCCGCCTGA